Proteins encoded together in one bacterium window:
- a CDS encoding glycosyltransferase family 2 protein, protein MALSTFFGPVIWKASLFLILYPYFGYPLLLFLFSRGRLPKKALDGNQNTWPAVSIVISAFNEEEAIEEKILNTLELDYPREKLEIWVASDGSTDRTNERAALYQDRGVRLFWQKERQGKSALLNQVVPLTAGGILVFTDANAFFDRKSLQNLVLSFRDERIGFVTGRTEYIVSPCGNSVGKTSGLYHRFERYLKRKESALGSCVGADGAIFAIRKELYLPLLAGDLNDLAIPLQVVRQGYRGVMEESALVRECASLKMGGEVRRQIRITNRTVRTLFRNRNLLNPFRYPVFAWQLVSHKLLRLLVPFLMITLLISNLAALGSGKGYFFFLVLQLAFYSLALIGSWLGGWEGKLSLVCRVPYHFVLVNHAMLCGWLRCCTRNHDVLWTPDRMGKVNNADR, encoded by the coding sequence GTGGCCCTGTCAACTTTTTTCGGTCCGGTTATATGGAAGGCATCTCTTTTTTTGATTCTGTACCCGTATTTCGGATACCCCCTGCTCCTGTTTCTTTTTTCGCGCGGGCGATTACCGAAGAAGGCTCTCGACGGGAATCAGAATACCTGGCCTGCGGTGAGCATCGTCATTTCCGCCTTTAATGAGGAGGAGGCAATAGAAGAGAAAATCCTCAATACCCTGGAGCTGGATTATCCACGGGAAAAGCTGGAAATATGGGTGGCTTCCGACGGTTCGACTGACCGGACAAACGAGCGGGCGGCTCTCTACCAGGATCGGGGAGTAAGGCTGTTTTGGCAAAAGGAGCGGCAGGGGAAAAGCGCTCTGTTGAATCAGGTGGTCCCTCTGACAGCAGGCGGGATACTTGTCTTCACGGACGCCAATGCCTTTTTCGACCGAAAGTCCCTGCAGAATCTGGTTTTGAGCTTTCGGGACGAGCGGATCGGCTTTGTGACCGGACGGACCGAATACATCGTCAGCCCGTGCGGAAATTCTGTTGGGAAAACGAGCGGACTGTACCACCGCTTTGAGCGGTATCTCAAGCGGAAGGAATCGGCTTTGGGCTCCTGTGTCGGAGCCGATGGAGCAATTTTCGCCATTCGAAAAGAATTATATCTTCCCCTGCTCGCGGGCGATCTGAACGATCTGGCTATCCCCTTGCAGGTTGTCCGGCAGGGATACCGGGGGGTGATGGAGGAGTCAGCCCTGGTCCGTGAGTGCGCATCCCTCAAGATGGGAGGAGAGGTCCGGCGGCAGATCCGCATCACCAATAGAACCGTGCGAACCCTGTTCCGGAACCGGAACCTGCTGAATCCTTTCCGTTATCCCGTATTTGCCTGGCAGCTTGTCTCTCATAAGCTTTTACGGCTTTTGGTTCCGTTCCTTATGATCACTCTTTTAATCTCGAACCTGGCGGCACTGGGAAGCGGAAAGGGGTATTTTTTCTTCCTTGTTCTCCAATTGGCCTTCTACAGTCTCGCCTTGATCGGCTCCTGGCTGGGGGGATGGGAGGGGAAACTATCCCTGGTGTGCAGGGTCCCTTATCATTTCGTACTCGTCAACCATGCCATGCTGTGCGGATGGCTCCGGTGCTGTACCCGAAACCATGATGTTCTCTGGACTCCTGACAGGATGGGGAAGGTAAATAACGCAGACAGGTGA
- a CDS encoding NAD-dependent epimerase/dehydratase family protein, which translates to MDIAIVGCGEISTKHIQFALDYPGARIVGLVDANREQAQKRAAQFQIPACYVSLSELFLYHKPQVVHILTPPASHLPVVLECIQAGCNILVEKPVGLNYQEARTMFKAAEKQGVSLCVDHNHCFDPCMVEVQKMAERGDLGSIIYVESYYGWNTDIPAVRSYPKANEIPWIHNLPGGVFHDIITHPLALLLEYTGAPREMKAMSRSLGTLPQEQPDELRILCNGARALGTLAISFNAKPFLHYLNLFGSEMFVQVNFDTMTFYTQPNRKLPKAITKPLANFGQSWQLSKRTVANTVQFLRGKLKSYHGMRTLIHRFYESIQRGSPPPVSKDQCLQVAKAIDQVWDQIGTRKLDFSPILPQKSAVSLKSPQLPRVLITGASGFLGTHLARRLVREGYPVRALVRKLSPLGELRNLGLEVFFGDIRDEDSLRTAIRGVEMIVHAAADTTGGAVDAAMETTVKGTRNVLRLAQEEAVRKVIYISSLSVYGYTRLPTCRPIREDDALEADPQNRGAYTYTKLEAEKIVQQFIRETRLPIVILRPGTIYGPGGPVLTPMIGYALPKNVILAIGRKGFELPLVYIDNLLDAIVLSLEKENAAGKVYNIVDEEQVSKHVYIQRYLHKKGVHGHVVYLPYPLVYSLTFGLEFVSRIMHKDPFLTRYRLAASSKSCRFDISRARQDLGWCSRIPAREGLENTLSWSKNVWAS; encoded by the coding sequence ATGGATATTGCCATCGTGGGTTGCGGAGAGATTTCAACCAAACATATCCAATTTGCTCTCGATTATCCGGGAGCGAGAATTGTCGGCCTGGTAGATGCAAATCGAGAACAGGCCCAAAAGCGGGCCGCCCAATTCCAGATACCTGCCTGTTATGTCAGTCTGTCAGAACTGTTCCTCTATCATAAACCCCAGGTTGTCCATATATTGACCCCTCCTGCCAGCCATCTGCCGGTGGTGCTGGAGTGCATACAAGCGGGATGCAATATCCTGGTTGAAAAACCTGTGGGTTTGAATTATCAGGAAGCCCGGACCATGTTCAAAGCGGCTGAGAAGCAGGGTGTTTCACTCTGTGTGGATCACAATCACTGCTTTGACCCCTGCATGGTCGAGGTCCAGAAGATGGCGGAACGGGGAGACCTCGGCAGCATTATTTACGTAGAAAGCTACTATGGCTGGAATACTGATATCCCGGCAGTCCGCAGCTATCCGAAGGCCAATGAAATTCCCTGGATCCACAATCTCCCCGGCGGAGTGTTTCACGATATTATCACTCATCCGCTGGCCCTTCTCCTGGAATATACCGGTGCGCCCAGGGAAATGAAGGCCATGTCCAGGTCATTGGGAACCCTGCCGCAGGAGCAGCCCGACGAATTGCGAATTCTCTGCAATGGGGCACGGGCACTGGGCACTCTGGCCATCTCCTTCAACGCGAAACCCTTCCTGCATTACCTGAATTTGTTCGGCAGTGAGATGTTCGTGCAGGTGAATTTCGATACCATGACCTTTTATACTCAGCCCAACCGGAAACTGCCTAAAGCCATCACCAAGCCCCTGGCTAATTTCGGGCAGAGCTGGCAGCTTTCGAAAAGGACTGTGGCCAATACTGTTCAATTCCTGCGCGGCAAGTTAAAATCCTATCACGGCATGCGCACGCTCATCCACCGGTTCTATGAGAGTATCCAGCGGGGAAGCCCTCCGCCGGTCAGCAAAGATCAATGCCTGCAGGTAGCCAAAGCAATAGATCAGGTCTGGGATCAGATTGGTACCAGGAAACTGGACTTTTCGCCCATTCTCCCCCAAAAGAGCGCTGTTTCCCTAAAGTCACCACAACTTCCCAGGGTGCTGATTACCGGGGCCTCCGGCTTTCTGGGAACCCATCTGGCCCGGAGGCTGGTCCGGGAAGGATATCCGGTGAGGGCACTGGTCAGAAAGCTCTCTCCCCTTGGGGAATTGCGCAATCTTGGCCTTGAGGTTTTTTTCGGCGACATCCGGGATGAAGACTCCCTGCGTACAGCTATCCGGGGGGTGGAGATGATTGTCCATGCAGCGGCTGACACCACAGGAGGGGCGGTTGATGCAGCCATGGAGACTACGGTCAAAGGTACCCGGAATGTGCTTCGCCTTGCTCAGGAAGAGGCGGTCCGGAAAGTGATTTATATCAGCTCCCTCAGTGTCTATGGTTATACGCGGCTTCCGACATGCCGTCCGATCAGGGAAGATGACGCCCTCGAAGCTGATCCGCAAAACCGTGGAGCTTATACCTACACGAAACTGGAAGCGGAAAAAATCGTCCAGCAGTTCATCCGGGAAACTCGCCTGCCAATAGTCATCCTGCGGCCCGGTACTATTTATGGCCCCGGTGGGCCGGTCCTGACACCCATGATCGGCTATGCCCTGCCGAAAAATGTTATCCTGGCCATTGGCCGCAAAGGGTTTGAGCTTCCCCTGGTTTATATCGACAACCTTCTGGATGCCATTGTACTTTCCCTGGAAAAGGAGAATGCTGCCGGTAAGGTTTATAACATCGTGGACGAGGAGCAGGTTTCAAAGCATGTCTATATCCAGCGGTATCTCCACAAGAAGGGTGTTCATGGACATGTAGTGTATCTGCCCTATCCTCTGGTTTACAGTCTGACCTTTGGCCTGGAGTTTGTAAGCAGAATCATGCATAAGGACCCTTTTTTGACCCGCTACCGGCTGGCAGCTTCCAGTAAAAGCTGCCGCTTTGATATCTCCAGGGCCAGGCAGGATCTGGGGTGGTGCTCCCGCATCCCGGCCCGCGAGGGGCTGGAAAATACTTTGAGCTGGTCAAAAAATGTCTGGGCCAGTTAA
- a CDS encoding glycosyltransferase, whose product MSSNPNPITVLHLVLSLETGGAETVITRLIGKINSRVFRVVVVCLSSRGPLADRAEQEGAKIILADPMIKGASLIYPYSLLRIVQREKADIIHSHSGCGPVAALVSRCLRIPQIHTEHGRPFPDPRWMIELERFYARQTRRIVAVSPVLKGYLHKAFRWPDEKVMVIENGIDTGYFSPQPKPEGLLQELGIGQDQTIIGSVGRLSQVKNYPALLHAFRQVAAVNPRLRLLIVGEGPERKNLEEIIHKSGLSATCRLLGERFDIRDLLSVMDIFVLPSWSEGTSISLLEAMSCAKPVVASRVGGNQEIVQSGRTGFLVPPHDTGSFASSIQALLDDPPMARRFGECGRKTVVERYHLGLMVERYEQLYINTKETTETQRKAQVHIMRIARKIRGGKMI is encoded by the coding sequence TTGTCATCCAACCCCAATCCAATCACCGTACTCCACCTGGTCCTGAGTCTGGAGACCGGTGGAGCCGAAACTGTCATCACCCGCCTGATAGGAAAGATCAATAGCCGGGTTTTCAGGGTAGTGGTCGTCTGCCTCTCTTCCCGCGGCCCTCTGGCTGATCGAGCTGAGCAGGAGGGAGCCAAAATCATCCTGGCTGATCCGATGATCAAAGGCGCGTCCCTGATCTATCCCTATTCCCTGCTTCGCATCGTTCAAAGGGAAAAAGCGGATATTATCCACAGTCATAGCGGCTGCGGGCCTGTGGCAGCCCTGGTCAGCCGCTGTCTGCGAATCCCTCAGATCCATACCGAGCACGGACGACCCTTTCCTGACCCGCGATGGATGATCGAGCTGGAGCGGTTCTACGCCCGGCAGACCAGGAGAATTGTGGCTGTCTCACCGGTGTTGAAGGGTTATTTGCATAAGGCTTTCCGCTGGCCGGATGAGAAAGTGATGGTTATTGAAAACGGGATCGATACCGGGTATTTTTCTCCCCAGCCAAAACCGGAAGGGCTTTTGCAGGAACTGGGGATAGGGCAGGACCAGACAATCATCGGCAGTGTCGGACGCCTGAGTCAGGTGAAGAACTATCCGGCCCTGCTGCATGCTTTCCGGCAGGTTGCGGCCGTAAATCCCAGGCTGAGACTGCTGATCGTGGGTGAAGGGCCGGAACGGAAAAATCTTGAAGAGATAATCCATAAGAGCGGGCTTTCCGCAACCTGCCGGCTGCTGGGGGAGCGGTTCGACATCCGGGATCTGCTTTCGGTAATGGATATTTTTGTGCTCCCTTCCTGGAGCGAGGGAACCTCGATCTCCCTGCTCGAGGCCATGAGCTGCGCAAAGCCGGTTGTGGCCTCCCGTGTGGGCGGGAATCAGGAAATCGTTCAGTCAGGGCGGACAGGTTTTCTGGTTCCGCCGCACGATACGGGGTCTTTCGCTTCCTCTATCCAGGCCCTTCTGGATGATCCGCCGATGGCCCGCCGGTTTGGTGAATGTGGCCGGAAAACAGTCGTGGAGCGCTATCATCTGGGGCTGATGGTGGAGCGATATGAGCAACTCTATATAAATACAAAAGAAACCACAGAGACACAGAGAAAAGCACAGGTTCACATAATGAGAATTGCCAGGAAAATTAGAGGAGGAAAAATGATCTGA